The Streptomyces sp. ICC1 DNA window TCGAGAGGAACCCGCCATGCCGACCACCGAATTCGCCCCCGAACGCCGCCGCATGCTCACCATGCTGGGCACCGGTGCCGCCGTAGCCGGGCTCGGCGCCCTCGCCGCCGCGACGCCGGCCGGCGCCGACACGACCGCCGCCACCAGCGCCGACGACTTCGAACTCGCCGCCTCCTACGGCTCGTCCACCGCCGTCGCGGACGAACTGGCCATCCGCCGCCTGCTGGAGACGTACCTCTACGCCGTGGACACCAAGGACAAGACGGTCTTCCGGACCCTGTTCACCGACGACGCCGTCCTGACCGTGATGGCCCACCCCGACGGCACCGCCGGCATCGTGAAGACCGGCATCGAGGCGGTCGTCGCCAACCTCGACGGCGCCGCGGCCTGGGGCTACTCCACCCACGTCACCGCCAACGCCTTCATCCGCCCCACCGGCCGGACGACCGCGACGGGCGACAGCCACGCCACCGCCCAGCTCGTCTACCCGGCCACCGCGACCGCGCCGGAGACCGTCATCGTGCGCGGCATCCGCTACCGCGACGAGTACGTGAAGGCCGCGGGCGTCTGGAAGATCCGCAAGCGCGTCTTCTCCCCCACCTGGCAGTACAACGGCGCCTCCCTCCAGATCGCCTACCCCAACTGACCCGCGAGCCCCCGGGCGGAACAGACCTAGTGCTGCGGCGCGATGAGGCCGCGGTCGACCGCCGCCCGCGCGGCCGCCGTACGGTTCTCCACCCCGAGCTTCTCGTAGACGTGCACCAGGTGGGTCTTGACCGTCGTCCCGCTGATGAACAGCGCCGAGCCGATCTCCCGGTTGGAACGGCCCGTCGCGATCAGCTCCAGGATCTCCGTCTCCCGGGCCGTCAGCACCGTCTTCGGCGCCCGGTACCGGTTCATCAGCCGCGAGACGACCGAGGGCGACAACGCCGACTCGCCCGCGGCGACCGTCCGCAGCGACTGGAACAGCTGGTCGGGCGGGGATCCCTTCAGCAGGTACCCCGCCACGCCCGCCTCCACCGCCCGTACGACGTACGCGTCGGACTCGTAGCTCGTCAGCACGACCACCCGGGGCGGTGCGGGCAGCCGGCCGATCCGCCTGGTCGCCTCCAGCCCGCACATCCCGGCACCCAGCCGGATGTCCATCAGGACCAGGTCGGGGGCCAGTTCCCGGACCAGCCGCAGCGCCGCGGCCCCGTCCGGCGCCTCCGCGCACACCTCGAAGTCGGGGCACCCGGACAGCAGGGCCCGCAGCCCCGCCCGCACCACCGGGTGGTCGTCGACCAGCAGGATCCGCGTACGCGTCATGCCGGATCCCGCACCGAACCCTGCACCGAACCCCGCACCGAACCCCGCACCAGACCCCGTACCGGATCCCCTACCGACCCCCGTACCGGATCCCCTACCGGAAGCCGGACCGACACCACCGTGCCGCCGCCCGGTGTGCTCTCCACCACGGCCCGGCCCCCCAGGTGCCCGACCCGCAGCCGCAGCAGCCGCAACCCGTCACGGCCGGCGCTCCCGCCCGCATGCCGCCCGGCCGGATCGAACCCGACGCCGTCGTCCCACACGTCCACGCTCACCGCGCACGCCTGGTAGGTGAGCGTCACGACCACGGCCGAGGCCCGCGCGTGCCTGCGTACGTTGGCCAGCGCGCCCTGGACCTCGCGCGTATACACCTTCGACGACGCCGACGAGCGTCAGATGTGTCTAAGGGACAGGCCAAGGAGCGCTCCGTGCCCAAGCTGCTCGCCCTCACCGGCAGCCCGTCCGTCCATTCCCGTACCGCCGTCGTCGCCGACCACGTGCTGCGCCGGCTGAACCACGCCGGGTTCGAGACCGCGCACCTCTCCCTGCGCGAGCTCCCCGCCGCCGACCTGCTCTCCGCCCGCCGCGGCGAGCCGGAGATCCGGCGGGCCCTCGAAGCCGTCGCCGAAGCCGACGGGGTCGTCATCGCGACCCCCGTCTACAAGGCCTCGTACACCGGACTGCTCAAGGCCTTCCTCGACCTGCTCCCGCAGGACGGACTGGCCGGCAAAACGGTTCTCCCGCTGGCCACCGGCGGCAGCCTCGCGCACGTCCTGACCATCGACTACGCCCTGCGCCCGGTCCTCGCCGCGCTCGGTGCCCGGCACGTGACCGCCGGCCGTTTCGTCCTGGACTCCTCCGTCGAGCGCGGGGACGGCCCCGACCGGCTGCGGCCCGAGGCCGAACTGGACCTCTTCCAGGCCGTCGACGAGTTCGCCGAGGCCCTGCGCGCCGCCCAGGCAGCCGTGCTCACCACCGCGCACTGACCTCCGTACGGACCAGCCGGCCCGTCAGCCCGCCAGTCAGCCCCGTCAGCCCGCCCGTCAGACCCGACCGAACCCACCAGTGCGACGCGCCCGACCGGATCGACAAGGAATCGCCATGACCGCAGCCTTCACCACGACCCGCACCTCCCGACGCCAGTTCCTCACCCTGCTCGGCATCTCGGCGGCCGCGGTGAGCTGCGGGACGGCGACCGCCACCGGCGCCCGCGGCAGCCAGGTCACCTCCCTGAAGTACCAGGGATCCGTCGGCGCGGTCACGCTCCCCGAACTCGCCGCCGAACTCGGCTACCTCGCAGACGTCACCCTGGACTGGGTCGGCAACACCATCAGCGGCCCCCAGGACATCCAGTCCGCCGCCACCGGCCAGACCCACTTCGGCGGCGCCTTCAACGGCGCGATCGTCAAACTGGCCTCCAGCAAGGCCCAGATCAAGGCCGTCACCTCCTACTACGGCTCCGACAAGGACACGTACCTCGGCTACTACGTCCTGGAGGACAGCCCGATCCGCTCCGCCCGAGACCTGATCGGCAAGAAGGTCGGCATGAACACCCTGGGCGCCCACGCCCAGGCCCTGCTGGACATCTACCTGGAGCGCAACGGCGTCCCCAAGGCCGATGCGGCCAAGGTCGAGTCCCTCGTCGTGCCGCCCGTCAACACCGAACAGGCGCTGCGGCAGAAGCAGATCGAGGTCGGCGTCCTCAGCGGCGTGCTGCGCGACAAGGCCCTGGCGGCCGGCGGCATCCGCCCGCTGTTCAAGGACTTCGAGCTCCTCGGATCCTTCAGCGCGGGCTCGTACGTGATGACCCAGCGCTTCATCAAGGAGAACCCGGACACCGTGCGGGCCTTCACCACGGGCGTCGCCAAGGCCATCGAGTGGTCCCGTTCCACCCCGCGCGAGGAGGTCATCGCCAAGATGACGGAGATCGTCAAGAAGCGCGGCCGCAACGAGGACACGGCGACCCTGCAGTACTGGCGCTCGTACGGGGTCGCCGAGCCCGGCGGCCGGATCGCCGACAAGGAGTTCCAGCTCTGGATCGACTGGCTGGGCGAGCGCGGCGAGGTCAAGAAGGGGCAGCTGAAGGCCGCCGACCTCTACACCAACGAGTTCAACGGATTCGGGAAGGGCTGAGGCGCGCCATGGCGAAGATCGTGTTCGAGTCCGTGACGAAGACCTTCCCGACGAAGGACAAGAAGAACAAGAAGAACAAGGAGCAGTTCACCGCCCTCGACGGCATCGACCTGGAGATCGCGGCGGGCGAGTTCCTGGTCGTCGTGGGCCCCAGCGGCTGCGGCAAGTCCACCCTCCTCGACCTGCTCGGCGGCCTGACCCCGCCCACCTCCGGCCGGATCCTGCTCGACGGCAAGCCGGTCACGGGCCCGGGACTGGACCGCGGCATCGTCTTCCAGCAGTACGCGCTGCTGCCGTGGCGCACCGCGCTCGGCAACATCGAATTCGGCCTGGAGGCCACCGGCGTACCGCGCCGCCTGCGGACGGCGAGGGCCCGGGAGTTCCTCGACCTCGTCGGTCTCACCGGCTTCGAGGACCGCCATCCGCACGAGCTGTCCGGAGGGATGCGCCAGCGCGTCGCCATCGCGCGCTCCCTCGCCTACGACCCGGACGTGCTGCTCATGGACGAGCCGTTCGCCGCGCTCGACGCGCAGACCAGGGAGTCCCTCCAGGACGAACTGCGCCGGATCTGGCAGAGCACCGGCAAGACGGTCGTGTTCATCACGCACGGCATCGAGGAGGCCGTGTACCTCGGGCAGCGGGTGGCCGTCATCACCTCCCGCCCCGGGCGGGTCAAGGAGGTCGTCCCGGTGTCGTTCGGCGACCGTTCCGCCGGGGCCACCGGAGAAGACCTGCGCTCCAGCCCGGAGTTCGCCCGCTACCGCCACGAGATCTGGACCCTCCTCCACGACGAGGTGGCCCGCGCCCAGCAACTGGAGAAGGAGGAGGCCACGGTATGAGCACCACAGTGGAGTCGGCGCAGGTCCAGGAGGCCCGGGTCGCGGAGCCGCCGGTACGCGATCCCGCGCCCCCGGCGGTACGGGAGCCCGCGCGGCCCCCCGTACGGGTGCCGGCCGCGGCCCTGGCCCTGCGGGTCCTGCGCGTGCTGCGGGCGGTGGCGCTGCGCTCGGCCGCGATCCTCGCCCTGCTCGCGCTCTGGGAGACGGCGCCGCGGCTGGGGCTCGTCGACGCGACGTTCCTGCCGCCGGTCAGCGAGGTCGCCACGGCGTGGTGGGGGCTGCTGGCCGACGGACAGCTCGGCGAGCACACCCGGGCCAGCCTGGTCCGCTCCTTCGGGGGCTTCGGCATCGCGGTGCTGGTCGCGGTGCCGCTCGGACTGCTGATCGGCTGGTACCGGCCGGTGGCCGCGCTGCTCGGGCCGCTGCTGGAGGTGTTCCGCAACACGGCGGCCCTCGCGCTGCTGCCGGTGTTCGTGCTGCTGCTGGGCATCGGGGAGACCTCCAAGGTCTCGATCGTCGTGTACGCCTGCGTCTGGCCGATCCTGCTGAACACCATCAGCGCGGTGGGCAACGCCGATCCGACGCTGGTGAAACTGGCGCGGTCCATGGACCTGTCCACGCCGAGGCTCTTCCAGAAGGTGATCCTGCCCGCGTCGGTGCCGGCCATCTTCACGGGCGTCCGGCTGGCCGGGGCCGTCTCGATCCTGGTCCTGGTGGCCGCCGAGATGATCGGCGCGAAGGCGGGCCTCGGCTACCTGATCAACGCCTCGCAGTTCAACTTCGCGATCCCCCAGATGTACGCGGGCATCGTCACCATCTCCGCCATCGGGCTGGTCTTCAACCAGGTCCTGGTCGCGATCGAACGCCGCCTGAGCGTCTGGCGCGTCCCGTCCTGACCCGGCGTCCCACCAGCGCGGGTGGGGGGGGTCAGGGGGTGTCGCGGAGCTCCCCGAGGGCGTCGTTCCAGCCCAGGGCGTACGCGCGGGTCTCGCGGGTGGTCACCTCGGCGTACAGGGAGTCGAGCAGGGCCCTCTTGTCCAAGGGGGCGGGTCCGTCCAGGAGCTGGCTGAGGCGGTCGTGGAGCGTGGTCTGCGGTGAGCCCTCAGCCTGCTGGGTCATGGAGGCCTGCCTTCCGATTGCTTGCCCTTGCCGTGTGGTGGCGCCGCGGACGAAGGGCGGGGGCACCGGTGAGCCGAACGGGTGTACGAATCGAGTTTGGAACATCCGTTCGATGTTTGTCGAGCCGGAAACCTCTGACGGCGTGTCCGGACCCTCATCCCCTAGGCCCCGTTGGCATCGGAACAGGGGGTTTCCGGACGACCGGGTACGCTGGGAGCCTGTTCCCCCGCCTGGGAAAATGCTGGTCGCGTGGGGCGTGGGGGAGCCCGGGGGCGGGAAGGCAGTGCTGACGCATGAACAGGGACAGCGGTACCAGGGGGCGTGAACATGCGGTCGACTGGCTCGAAGTAGCAGTCGACCTGCCCCATTTGTTCGCCAGGCTGTCCGAGCTCGTCCACGGGGCGGGATACGCGCCCGGGGACCTGGTCCTGATACCGCGCTCCGAACTGGACCGCCGCGAGACCGCCTCCTTCACCGCCGGCTGGGCCGAGGCCATGGGCGAGGACCTGCCCCGCCTCCGGCGCGAGTACGAGAAGCGGGTCGCCGAGGCGTACGCCGCGGGTACCGCCGGCCGTCGCGGCGAGCCGAAGGGCGCGGGTCAGGGCCGAGGACAGGGCCGAGGACAGGGCCAAGGCCCGGGCCAGGGCGCCGATGTGATCCGGCTGCCGGTCACCGCGCTGATCGAATCGCCCGCTCCTGTCCGCGAGGCCGAGGAGCGGATGCGCCGGGCCCACGCCATCCTCGACCGGCGGTCCGAGGCGGAAGCCGGCCCCGCCACCGGGCCGGACACCGCCGATGACCTCGACGGCACCGCCCACGCCCACGCCGCCGAGCCCGACGCGACCGCCGGAGAGCCTCGCGCGCACGAGGAGCCGGCCGCGTCGGCGGAACCGGTGGAACCCGCCGAACCGGTGGAACCCGCCGAACCCGAACCCGACGCCACCGCCGCGGCGTTGCTCCCCGCGCAGATCCGGGAGAAGCGCACGCCGCCGGCGAGCCGCAAGGTCGCACGCCGCAACGGGCGCCCGATCGTGCCCCCGCTGGACTCCGTACCCGTACAGCCGCGCGCGCAAGGCCCGGCCGCGGACTCCCAGGCGACCGCGGGAGCGGGGCGCCGGAGCCTGGCGGCCCGGGCCCGCGCGCTCGCGGACGAGATGGATTCGAAGTCCGGCGGTGGCAGGCCCGTGGCCCCGGAGGGCGGCCGCTGACGCGCCGCCCCCCCGGGGTCCCGTGCTCAGCCGAAGAACCGCTGGAGGGTCTCCGGCGCGGGAGCCGGCTCCGCGGTCTGCGGGTCGGGCCCGTCCCCGTCGGCGGAGCCCTCGAAGGGCTTGCCGTCGGGCCGGGGCACCGGCTCGGGCGGATCCGGCGGATCGTCGTCCTCGGCGGTGTTGACCGAGGCGAACATCCAGTTGGCGGCCGCCAGGTGGTCCACGGCCGCCGCCAGCAGGTGGTCGGTCACCGACCAGTCCGCGGCCTCACCGAACAGCTCCCGGTTGAGCGAGCTGTCCCGCGGCAGGTGCTTGAGCAGGACCTGCAGGCGCCGCGAGGAGAGCTCCCCGCGGTGCCAGTCCAGCAGGTCCTTGCCGTAGTAGCGGAGCAGGTCCGCTTCGAGGGCCTCGGCGTGTTCGTCGACGAACTCGACGAGGCTCAGCCTTCCCCCAGGCCGAGCCCGGTCTCCTTGCCGTACGCCTCGAGGATCGCGGCGATGTCCTGCATGGTGACGTCGTGCTGCTCGAAGCGGGAGAACTGCTTCTCGCCCATGAGGAGCCGGAGCAGACCGTCCACGTCGTTGTCGTCGAGCCCGCGCAGCCCCTGGGCGGCGGCCCGGGTGAGTTCGGTGGGAAGGGTGTACGTCTCGCCGTCCAGCTCGAAGGACCAGGTGCGGCCGAGGGCCTCCTGGCGCTGGGCGCGGGCCGCGTTGACGTCGAAGCCTGCCATGGTGGTGGGTTCTCCTCTGGGTGCGGGGAAGAGTCGGGGCGAAGAAGGGGGGCGGGGCGGCGCGAGGGCCGCCCCGCCCCCGTGGAGCGGTGGATCAGAGGGCGGAGTACGCGCCGTCCTTCATGACGAAGCTCGCCAGCGGCTTGTCGTCGCCCGCGGACAGGGCGGTGAAGGTGATGCCCAGCGTGGACGCCGTCTTGCGGGCCAGCTTGATGTCGTCGGAGGCGGTGACCTGGCCGCGCGGGATGTAGAAGCGGTAGGTCACGACCGCGCCGTCGCTCGCCTTGGTGTCGGTGAACTCCAGGCCGAGGGCGCGGGCGTCCGACTTCGGCGAGTCCGCGATGTCGTAGCGGTAGATGCCGTTGGCCGGCGTGGCCTCGTCGACGACCGCGCCGCCGCCCATGAAGAACGGCAGCGTCAGCTCGTTGAACTGGAGCATCGAGAACTTGATGCTCAGGTCCCGGTCGGAGTAGGTGAAGTGGACCGGGCTGACCGCCTGCCACGAGTCGACCGGCTCGAGCTTGTCCTTCTTGGAGAAGGTGACGCCGTCCGCCGTGGTGAAGCCAACGTCCTTCCAGCTGGCGCCCCAGTCGACGTCCGGCTTGCCGGTGAAGGCGGTCGGCAGCGCCGTGCCGGCCGCGGCGACGAAGAGGCGACCGTTGCCGGCTACGCGGATCTCGGAAGAGTTTCCTGCCATGGTGATGCTTCTCCTTATATAGGGGTCCGCCGATCCGAACTCCGGTGCGTCCGGGGCCGGGTACGGCAAAGGCCCCGCCGGACGGCAGGGCCTTGGTCTGTGGGGCCGGCGCGCGGGGGGCGCGGCCGGCGGAGGGTGCGTCAGAAGACGCTGAGGGACACCTGGATCACGCAGACGTAGCGGTTGGCGCCCCGGTACACGTAGTCCGGGAGCCAGCGCGGCCCGTCCTGCTCGATGACGTCGGTGAAGGTGTTCGGGCCGTACGTCTTGCCGAGCGCGGCGAGCAGGGCCCGCCGGGCGGAGTTGGCCAGCGTGTGCGCGGCGGCCTTGGTGGGGCCGTACACCTCGAACTCGATCAGCGGGATGTCCACGTGCAGGTCGCCGGTCCAGGCGCCGCCGCGCCGGTTGACCATGACGGCCCGCTGGGTGCCGTCGAAACCGGCGGGCGGGCTGACGGCGACGACGGCCGTGGACAGCGCGGGATCAGCTTGGAGGACGTCGACGACCAGGGCCTCGACGTCGGGGAAGGCACTCGGGGGAGTGGTCACGACGATTCACCTCGGGCTGATGGGTGGAAGGGGGCTGTCGGGCGGTGCCCGGAGCGGTCCCTTCTACCCATCTCACGCTGCCGACGATGTAGCCTTGGAAGAGGCGGGGGGATGGCGGCCCGGCGCCCGCGATGCCCCCGCGCCCCGCCCCCCCGCCGCCCCCGGACCCGCCGGACCCGCCGGCCGC harbors:
- a CDS encoding phage tail protein: MAGNSSEIRVAGNGRLFVAAAGTALPTAFTGKPDVDWGASWKDVGFTTADGVTFSKKDKLEPVDSWQAVSPVHFTYSDRDLSIKFSMLQFNELTLPFFMGGGAVVDEATPANGIYRYDIADSPKSDARALGLEFTDTKASDGAVVTYRFYIPRGQVTASDDIKLARKTASTLGITFTALSAGDDKPLASFVMKDGAYSAL
- a CDS encoding response regulator transcription factor is translated as MTRTRILLVDDHPVVRAGLRALLSGCPDFEVCAEAPDGAAALRLVRELAPDLVLMDIRLGAGMCGLEATRRIGRLPAPPRVVVLTSYESDAYVVRAVEAGVAGYLLKGSPPDQLFQSLRTVAAGESALSPSVVSRLMNRYRAPKTVLTARETEILELIATGRSNREIGSALFISGTTVKTHLVHVYEKLGVENRTAAARAAVDRGLIAPQH
- a CDS encoding ABC transporter substrate-binding protein — translated: MTAAFTTTRTSRRQFLTLLGISAAAVSCGTATATGARGSQVTSLKYQGSVGAVTLPELAAELGYLADVTLDWVGNTISGPQDIQSAATGQTHFGGAFNGAIVKLASSKAQIKAVTSYYGSDKDTYLGYYVLEDSPIRSARDLIGKKVGMNTLGAHAQALLDIYLERNGVPKADAAKVESLVVPPVNTEQALRQKQIEVGVLSGVLRDKALAAGGIRPLFKDFELLGSFSAGSYVMTQRFIKENPDTVRAFTTGVAKAIEWSRSTPREEVIAKMTEIVKKRGRNEDTATLQYWRSYGVAEPGGRIADKEFQLWIDWLGERGEVKKGQLKAADLYTNEFNGFGKG
- a CDS encoding ABC transporter ATP-binding protein, with product MAKIVFESVTKTFPTKDKKNKKNKEQFTALDGIDLEIAAGEFLVVVGPSGCGKSTLLDLLGGLTPPTSGRILLDGKPVTGPGLDRGIVFQQYALLPWRTALGNIEFGLEATGVPRRLRTARAREFLDLVGLTGFEDRHPHELSGGMRQRVAIARSLAYDPDVLLMDEPFAALDAQTRESLQDELRRIWQSTGKTVVFITHGIEEAVYLGQRVAVITSRPGRVKEVVPVSFGDRSAGATGEDLRSSPEFARYRHEIWTLLHDEVARAQQLEKEEATV
- a CDS encoding ATP-binding protein, whose product is MYTREVQGALANVRRHARASAVVVTLTYQACAVSVDVWDDGVGFDPAGRHAGGSAGRDGLRLLRLRVGHLGGRAVVESTPGGGTVVSVRLPVGDPVRGSVGDPVRGLVRGSVRGSVQGSVRDPA
- the ssuE gene encoding NADPH-dependent FMN reductase, which gives rise to MPKLLALTGSPSVHSRTAVVADHVLRRLNHAGFETAHLSLRELPAADLLSARRGEPEIRRALEAVAEADGVVIATPVYKASYTGLLKAFLDLLPQDGLAGKTVLPLATGGSLAHVLTIDYALRPVLAALGARHVTAGRFVLDSSVERGDGPDRLRPEAELDLFQAVDEFAEALRAAQAAVLTTAH
- a CDS encoding ABC transporter permease; the protein is MSTTVESAQVQEARVAEPPVRDPAPPAVREPARPPVRVPAAALALRVLRVLRAVALRSAAILALLALWETAPRLGLVDATFLPPVSEVATAWWGLLADGQLGEHTRASLVRSFGGFGIAVLVAVPLGLLIGWYRPVAALLGPLLEVFRNTAALALLPVFVLLLGIGETSKVSIVVYACVWPILLNTISAVGNADPTLVKLARSMDLSTPRLFQKVILPASVPAIFTGVRLAGAVSILVLVAAEMIGAKAGLGYLINASQFNFAIPQMYAGIVTISAIGLVFNQVLVAIERRLSVWRVPS
- a CDS encoding nuclear transport factor 2 family protein is translated as MPTTEFAPERRRMLTMLGTGAAVAGLGALAAATPAGADTTAATSADDFELAASYGSSTAVADELAIRRLLETYLYAVDTKDKTVFRTLFTDDAVLTVMAHPDGTAGIVKTGIEAVVANLDGAAAWGYSTHVTANAFIRPTGRTTATGDSHATAQLVYPATATAPETVIVRGIRYRDEYVKAAGVWKIRKRVFSPTWQYNGASLQIAYPN